In Parachlamydia acanthamoebae, the DNA window ACCTAAGCGTATCGTTTTTGAAGATTGGCTAGCAAAAACGCCAAGGTATGCTTTAGAGCAAAATCCACACTCTCTTTTAGACCACATGGATTTAGTTTTTATGGATCCGGTTTCAAGTGGATTTAGCTCTTGCGCAGAAGGGGAAAATCCTAAATCTTTTTATTCCTATGAAGGCGATGTGAAAGCAATGTCTGAATTTATCAGACTCTATGTTACCCGCTTTAATCGCTGGGGATCACCAAAAATTTTAATTGGAGAGAGCTACGGTGCTGTACGCGCCATCGGAATGTCTGAAGAATTAACAAGTCGACATGGGATGGAGCTTGATGGATTGGTATTAATTTCTCCTGTTATCGATTATCAGACCATTTCAGGATTAGGAGATGGTAATGATTTACCTAGCCTTTTGTATCTGCCTTCTTATACCGCGGCGGCTTGGTACCATCAGAAGCTTTCCAGTTCGCTGCTAATGCGTCCTTTGCAAGATGTTTTGAAGGAGGCGGAAACATTTGCTTTGACTGACTATGCACAGGCTTTGTTGTTAGGGGATGGTTTAGATGAGAAAAATAAAACCAATATAGCAGAGAAAATGGCTTTCTATACCGGATTAAGTTGTGACTATATTCTGCTAAATCGTTTACGCGTTGCACCTCACCAATTTAGAAAAGAGCTTTTTAGAAAAAATTATCGTTCAATTGGACGCTTTGACAGCCGTTTAACAGGAATAGAAAGAGAGCCATATTATTCAAATTGTGAATCAGATCCCTGTGAAAAGATCATTAGTGGGATTTTTACCTCCACCTTGAACCAATACTTTTTTCAAGAGTTAAATTGGAAAAATGACACAAAGTATGAGGTATTGGCTAATGTGCGTCCATGGGAGTACAGTGGGGCGTCGAATCGTTATTTGAACTTGTCTTCTACTTTAGCTAGGATGATCAGTCAGAATCGTAACTTAAAGGTCTTGATTGTTTCTGGACGTTACGATTTAGCAATTCCTTATTTTAGTATTCAATATGTCGTGAATCATTTAGGCTTGGATCTTGCATTAAAAAATAATATCCAAACACAATTATATGATTCGGGGCATATGATTTATTTGGAAACAACGGAACTCATCAAATTAAATGAACAAATAAAGAAAATCTTCGCTAAAAGAGAATGACTTTTTTCCTAAGCAAAAATTTCAAATTAATAATCCTCGTTAAACTTTTTCAATTCTGTTGAGTAATTAGGTTAAATCATGTTTTTGTCGTGTTTAGAAAAGCAAAATCAAATTAAAGAAATTTTTAAGGTTTGTTTAACCGAAGAGCTCAAGTATCAAAAAATCATTGAATTAGGGCGAGCATTGCCCCGCCTTTCAGAAAATCATAAAACTCTTGAAAATCTGGTTAAAGGATGCCAAAGCACCATGTATTTGCGTTCTTATATGGAAGAAGGAAAAGTTTACTTTGAGGCAGAATCTGATGCTCTGATCTCATCTGGATTGGCAGCCATTTTAATTCAAGCATATAGTGGCGAAACTCCTGAAGCGATTTTGAAATGTCCTCCAGATTACTTGGAAGAGCTTGGGATTAGTGCGAGCCTGACGCCTAATCGCGCAAATGGCTTGTACAGCATTCACCTGAGAATGAAGCAAGATGCCCTAAAGTTTTTGCTAAAAAAATAACATTTCTAATTCGCGTGCATTGGATTAAATTTTTATTGCAGAGGATGTTATTAAGTGTATATGGTGACCTCTAATTCGTTTACATTGGAGTTGCCATATGAGCAAAGCGATTTCTTCACATTTTGATTCTATTCATAGACAACTATTAGGATTCACACCTGCTAATCAGAAATATACTTTAAAACAAGCCGCACATTGCGTGGATCCTCATTCATTATGGCTTGTGAAGGGTATTTATCGACTTGTTTATTGGTGCAGGGGCAAGGGATGGATCAATCAAAAAAAAGTGCTTAATGTCCTTATCTCTTCCGAGGAGGGTCTAGGTGCAATTTCAATACAAATGAAAGAGCATAAAATGCGCATCGAGCAAATTATGTCCGGGGCTCATTACAAAATGTCCAAGCCTTTTCTTTCGCCTAAGGAAACGGCAAATCTAAATCGAATTTCCCATTTTGCTCAAATTTTTTTGTCTATTCATACGACCAAACCATCAGCGCCTCTTCATCGTGATTTGCTACAAGTTCGTCAGGACAGTCTTTTAATTTACAAGAGGATGAGTTTTTTTGGGGAAAAGGGGATGCAAGCAGTTGAAAAATTCAAAAAATCTTCCAAAAAAACGTTGTCAAAATTCGACATCACTTTAGCGCGTGCCATTAGTCGTCCTGAGGAAAAGACTGATGAAGAATGGAATGCTCTAGAAAAGCTTACTAAAGTGGAATTAACGGAAGAAAATGGATATACACACAAACTATCTCAGAAACCCGATTGTCTTGAAAAAAACCGGTATCCAAACATTCTGCCTTATGATCATAATGTTCGAGGGGAGTCCGATGGATCGAATTATGTCAATGCGAGTATCATTGAATTGAGGAATAAAAGATACATTTCCACCCAAGAGCCCTTGGAGAAGACAATATCTGACTTTTTTAACCTCATTATTCAGGAAAATGTGCAAACAATAGTCTGTCTTGTTAATTGTGTAAAAGAATCAAAAAATGAACAAACGAAAAAAAGTGTCAGATATTGGGAAGCACAGCCAGATGCTTTAAAATTGAAAAATGGCTACGAAATTTCCCTTGCTGAAACTCAGAAGGATTATTGTGATCAACAGATTGCTGAAAGAACTTTTATCATTTCAAGAGATGGTCTAGAAATCAGACGGGTGACTCAGCTGCATTACATGAATTGGCCCGATTTTGGTGCTCCAGATGACGAAATATTCGAGGATTTTTTTAAAAGGGTTTTGGAGAAGCATCACGAAGGTCCGCTTTTGTGCCACTGCAGCGCCGGAGTTGGCCGGACGGGAACTTTTATTGCCATTCATAGTTTGTTCGATGAGGTGAATGAAAAAATACAGAACGGGATGAGTCTTTCGGACATTTTTTTGAATTTCGTCGAAACGGTTATTCGTATGCGCACATACCGTGGAAAGCTTGTGCAAACCAAAGAGCAGTATCAATTCATTAAGAATGTGATTGCACAATGGGCCGCTCCTCCTTTGGACATCAAAGAAGAGTAAAAAAAACCTCTCCCTAGACAGGGAGAGGAAAATGTTTTTTAGGGTAGTTGTTTAGCAATGTTCTTCATATTTTCACGGAAAAATTGTGCAATAGTATGTCGATCGGCATTATTCTTTGGATGGTTTGCTAGATTTGCACCATATGTTTTAAAAGCTTGGATGAATTTCACCTTATTTGGATCATTGCGCGGCTTTGTTAGCATATTCTGAAGGTACTGCTCAAGGAAATTAATCATTGTAGGACCATCTTGAAAGTTTCCGAAATGATCATTCATCAAGGAAAATAGATTTGAAGTCAAACCTGTTTCAGGAGGACTAGGTGGGGACCATAATTCAGTCGCTTTATTGGCAAAATATGAATACCAAGAGCTATTGCTTTCATTTTCTTTGATAGTGGCTTCATTTTCCATTTTTTTATGTTCTTGCAAAAGGTCAGATATGTCAGCTTCATTTTCTGCTGTCACATACTCGAGTACAGTTAATAATATCCCTTGCAGGTTAAATAGAAATTCAACCAAAAATTCTGAATTCCAATCCTGCGCAAAGAATTTTTCAAGGAATTTTTCTTGCTCAGCAGGATAAAGGGACATATGTTTTAAAAGATTTTTCAAAGACAGAGTTAAAGCCTTTCCAGCCTCACTATTTTCGCTAACAACAGAGGCTAAAGCTTCAATAATTTTAGAATAATCTTCTTGAGAATCTACTGGTAATTTTTTTTCTGCGAGAGCTACATAAGAATGAAACAAATCAGCTTGTTCACCTCTTAATGCAGTTAAAATAGTTGCAAGATTAGCAGGTGGAGTTTCTATGAAAGAATCTGGCGGTGTTGATGGTGCCGTTACAAGCTCTTCTTCATCGTCAGAATCCTCATCGTGGGTCTCCTCGGTTTCTACATTAGGCTCGTCTTCATTTAGACTAGGTTCTTCGGTTTCTGTCTCGGGTTTCTCACCTACATTAGGCTCTTCTGGAGCTTCTGGTGTTTCGGGTTTTTGCCCAGTAAGCTTTGTTAGTTTTTCTTCGAGCCTTGCCTGCTCCTGTTTTAAATTAAGAAGATTATTTTCATCGTTATGAATCTCTTCCTCTGTATTTTGAATGGTTATTTTTAACGCATCTATTTGTGATTGGATGTCTTCTAGAGCCTCTGCATTGTCATTTTTTAATTTTAAGTCTGCGAGTTTAGATTCTATACCATCCAATTTTATTTTATTTTCTTTGATTGCATCTTTTTTATTTTTTAAACTTGTCTCAGCGGTACTGATTTTGTCTTTCAATTCTTGCAATTTAGCAGATAATTTTTTAGGCGATAGAAGTTCATTGTTTAAAAGATTTTCAGCACTTTTTCGAGTGACTTCATGCAAGTATTGGGAAGAGTGAAAGGATTTGCCGGAAAGTAGATTTTTAAATCTTGAAAAGAAATTGATGACAGCTTGACGGACTTTATTTGTTTGCTTGTTTTCAGTAGTCGCAATTGGTTTAATAAATCCCTTAATTTTTTTACGATCTTTATTAGAAATAGAATTTTTTTTATGTAATTTTCGAAAAAGCTAACGACTTTTCTTGAAGAAACTTTTTTAAAGCCTTTATCTGGTTTTCCTGAAAAAGTTAGATAAATATTATCTTTTTTATAAAGGTTGCGAAATGGGTCAATAGTTTCGAGGTTTATAGACATTTACATCCTCCTAATTTTTTAATAATTGATTATAGATATCAATTATTAAGAAAGTTTAAAGGAAGCATCGATATATTCTATTTTGTTCTAGTTGAGATAAATTTGTTAGTCATTGCCTGTAAATGTGAGATCGCATGGTGTAAATATTGAATTTCATTATAAAATCTATTAACATTTTGAGTACTTGCTTGGGCTGCATTTGTTAAAGTGTAAATTTCGCTATGAATTTGAGCGGCTCTAGCAGCTTGCTGTTGCATACCTTGATTAATCAAATCAAATGCCTGGGTCTGATTTCTTGTATTTTCAATTAGCTGAGTCAGTTGGTAGCTTGTTTCCGTCACCCCATTGACTTGAGCCAAAATATGTTCCGAAAATTCCGTTACATATAGAGCTGTTTGTGAAATTTCCGAAACAATTTGGTGAATACTTTTTTCAATATCTAGTGTAAAAAAAGCCGCTTGATCCGCTAATTCACGGATTTTTTTGGCTATAATCGAAAATCCTAAGCCTGTAGGTCCCGTTTTTGAAGCACGGATTGCTGCATTGATAGAAAGCAAATTGGCTTGATCCGCAATTTTGACAATTGTATTAATAATGCCTGTAATTTGTCCGACTAAAAGTTGCAGCTCGGAAAGTTTACCTACGATATTAGAAGATTCTTGTTCCATTTGCTGCATAATGCTCTTCATCTCGCTTAAGTCTTTCACGCCTGAAATAGCTAAATTTGATGTGATAGAAACCACACGGTTAACTTCATTAAGCGATAAAGCAAACTCTAGCGCACTTTTTGATATTCTTTTGGCATGGGGAAGAATGAGGCTTATAGTATCCTTTTGTTTTGTAATGTTTGTTTCCAAATCTTTTGATATTGTATTAACGACTTGTGCTGAGTGTACAATTCTGCTAGAGATTTGTTTGGCGTGATTAATCACATTTTCAAAAAAGTCTGCCATCGCATTAAAGGCATCGCATATCAGCGCAACCTCATCTTGGTTAGACGTTTTGACGCGCACACTGATATTGCCTTCGGCAAGCTCTTTAGCTGCCTTTTTTAAATCAGAAATGGGACGTCTAATCACTCGAGTAATATAAAAGGCTAAGACTAATGATAAACCAAAAAAAGTCCACATGATACCAGAAATAAGGCGATTTTGCATGGTATCAACTTGAATTTGCAAGACTCTTTGAATAAGCTCCAAGCTCTCTTGTCTAAACTCCCAACTTTTTCGCAATGTTTGTTCTGCCATAGCAGTGATTAAAGGGGAATTTCCCTCATGCATCTTATCAATTAAATTTGTGATGTTATTTTGATAAATAAGCCACTCTTTTTGCCAGTTAGGATCCTGAATTTGTTGCAGAATCGTTCCATTGCGATCCATTGCCTTTTGGGCATTTTCTCGTGTATTCTGAAGATTTGTCGATAGTTCGTACATTAAGCCCAAAAAATAGGCTTGCTGCTTTAAATTAGGAGAATTTTTTTTTAAAAGATATCGGGAAAATCGATTTATTTCATTTAAAGTTAGTTGGTTTTTATTAAGATATTCAATCGTTCCTTCAATAAAAAAATGTGTTCCTGGATCTTGGTTATTATAAAGACCAAACCACGAATAAATATCTGTAAGTGT includes these proteins:
- a CDS encoding S10 family peptidase, whose translation is MRKYFFIWLFCAFSLANCIEVENKNFVQESSHVLLLSDQTISYTAQIGTLTIGGEDKNPKAHLSYISYTKNAIDDPSRPIAFCFNGGPGSSSIWLHLGALGPKRIVFEDWLAKTPRYALEQNPHSLLDHMDLVFMDPVSSGFSSCAEGENPKSFYSYEGDVKAMSEFIRLYVTRFNRWGSPKILIGESYGAVRAIGMSEELTSRHGMELDGLVLISPVIDYQTISGLGDGNDLPSLLYLPSYTAAAWYHQKLSSSLLMRPLQDVLKEAETFALTDYAQALLLGDGLDEKNKTNIAEKMAFYTGLSCDYILLNRLRVAPHQFRKELFRKNYRSIGRFDSRLTGIEREPYYSNCESDPCEKIISGIFTSTLNQYFFQELNWKNDTKYEVLANVRPWEYSGASNRYLNLSSTLARMISQNRNLKVLIVSGRYDLAIPYFSIQYVVNHLGLDLALKNNIQTQLYDSGHMIYLETTELIKLNEQIKKIFAKRE
- a CDS encoding methyl-accepting chemotaxis protein → MKLLDDTRLAYYLERYTYSQKIMISFILCMICAFVLVIFLIIAQTKILSHIKPQIEGIRLSLQLEKLISQIYKHQDIVLNPLPSENKTTQLKMISDKISKSLLNLKNNIEETFDSNGISSNSKIISDFEQILFVWQDLHQANFDYPEDKSRFLHYELIKIIQTTLTDIYSWFGLYNNQDPGTHFFIEGTIEYLNKNQLTLNEINRFSRYLLKKNSPNLKQQAYFLGLMYELSTNLQNTRENAQKAMDRNGTILQQIQDPNWQKEWLIYQNNITNLIDKMHEGNSPLITAMAEQTLRKSWEFRQESLELIQRVLQIQVDTMQNRLISGIMWTFFGLSLVLAFYITRVIRRPISDLKKAAKELAEGNISVRVKTSNQDEVALICDAFNAMADFFENVINHAKQISSRIVHSAQVVNTISKDLETNITKQKDTISLILPHAKRISKSALEFALSLNEVNRVVSITSNLAISGVKDLSEMKSIMQQMEQESSNIVGKLSELQLLVGQITGIINTIVKIADQANLLSINAAIRASKTGPTGLGFSIIAKKIRELADQAAFFTLDIEKSIHQIVSEISQTALYVTEFSEHILAQVNGVTETSYQLTQLIENTRNQTQAFDLINQGMQQQAARAAQIHSEIYTLTNAAQASTQNVNRFYNEIQYLHHAISHLQAMTNKFISTRTK
- a CDS encoding SufE family protein, translating into MFLSCLEKQNQIKEIFKVCLTEELKYQKIIELGRALPRLSENHKTLENLVKGCQSTMYLRSYMEEGKVYFEAESDALISSGLAAILIQAYSGETPEAILKCPPDYLEELGISASLTPNRANGLYSIHLRMKQDALKFLLKK
- a CDS encoding protein-tyrosine phosphatase family protein, with the translated sequence MSKAISSHFDSIHRQLLGFTPANQKYTLKQAAHCVDPHSLWLVKGIYRLVYWCRGKGWINQKKVLNVLISSEEGLGAISIQMKEHKMRIEQIMSGAHYKMSKPFLSPKETANLNRISHFAQIFLSIHTTKPSAPLHRDLLQVRQDSLLIYKRMSFFGEKGMQAVEKFKKSSKKTLSKFDITLARAISRPEEKTDEEWNALEKLTKVELTEENGYTHKLSQKPDCLEKNRYPNILPYDHNVRGESDGSNYVNASIIELRNKRYISTQEPLEKTISDFFNLIIQENVQTIVCLVNCVKESKNEQTKKSVRYWEAQPDALKLKNGYEISLAETQKDYCDQQIAERTFIISRDGLEIRRVTQLHYMNWPDFGAPDDEIFEDFFKRVLEKHHEGPLLCHCSAGVGRTGTFIAIHSLFDEVNEKIQNGMSLSDIFLNFVETVIRMRTYRGKLVQTKEQYQFIKNVIAQWAAPPLDIKEE